The genomic segment GCCAGGGGTATCAGTTGGCTGATCAGGGCTGGATCTGGACGGATGTGGATGAGGCTCTGAGGCTGGTGAGGGAGGCGAGGGGAAGGGGACTGGAGAGCCTGGAGGCCTTGCCGTGCTTGCAGGAGGCGGAGAGGCTGTTTCGGCGGGGTCGGCTGTTGGAGGGGCAGGGGGCGCTGTGGGCGGTGGCGTATCGGGAGTGGGTGGCGGGTGAGCGCTGGAGAGCAGGGCTGGCCCTGGGAAGGCTCTATGAGAGGGCGGGGATGGCGAGCGAGGCGGGGGAGCAGTATCGGCAGTTGTATGAGGAGGAGCCGTTTAGGGAGGAGGCGCTGTTAGAGGTGTATGGCTGGTGGATGAGACGGGGAGAGAGGGAGAGGGCGGAGAGAGTATTAGAGGCGGGGCTGAAGAGGTTGGAGCAGAAGGGGGTGCCGCTGACGGCGGAGGGGAAGGAGCAGGTGAGAAGGCTGAGGGAGCAGGGTGAGGGAAGGACCTTGGTGGTGGTGCAGGGGGAGGCTGTGGTATACTGGGAGGGAAGTAAGGGAGCGAGCGCGGAGGAGCGGCGAGAGGAGAGATGCAGGAAGGAGGTTCCGCAGGGGGAGCCTGAGCTGCAGGGGAGGCTGCTGCCGTTGGGTAGGGAGCAGGAGGAGGGGGAGTGTGGGGTGAGGGTGCTGGTCTGGCCGCTGGTGTGGGGGAGGGAGCGGCGAGGGAGCCTGCAGGAACTGGAGAGAGAGATCCAGGAGGAGCTGAAGATGAGCGAGCGCAGGGAGCACGAGGCAGAGACAAGGGCTGCGCAGGGGCAGCGGCTGCCGAGGAGGCAAGCGCTCTTGCTGCTGGCGGGGATGCCGCAGGTGCTGCTGGGGCTGGGGAGCGGAGGAGGAGGTTGGGGCTGGGAGTGGGAGGGGATGAAGGAGGGGAGGGTGAGAGAGGAGGTGCTGCCGGTGGTGGCGGGGAGTATCACAGCCTGCTGGCATCTGCTCAATGAGGGGGAGTTAGAGGCGGTCGAGAGGACGGTAGGGAGCTATCTGCCGCTGCTGAGGAGGTGGGCGTATGAGCCGTCGGGGGTGCAGCGAGAAGCGGCCTATCTGGCGGCACAGGCGTGCTTGCTAGAGGGCTTAATTGCCTACCATCGGCTACAGTTCCAGCGAAGAAAGTACCTTTGTGAAGAAGCAGTCAGTTTAAGTCGTCTTGCTAGTGGGCCTGTGTTGCTTGTAAAAGCGCTGATCGACCGAGGGACGGCCTGCTACTGGCTTGGCCAGAGTGAGTCGATGCTGGAGAGCTTTCAGGAGGCGTGTAGTCTGGCCGAAACTGTGCCCGCTCCTTTACGCGGGAGGGCTTTCATGAGCCTAGCACGGGCCTATGCAGATCGGGGGATGGCTGGAGAAGCCTTGAAAGCTTTCGAGATGGCTCGAGAGCACTTCCAGGGATGGGAAGGGACCAAGTCTTTACCAGTGTGTGTGTTGCTCGACGAAGGCGCTTACAGGGAACCTCTCTACGGGGGATATATTCACCTACGTCTCGGTGAATATGGAGAGCAGAAGAGTCATCTCCTCGAAGCGGAACGACGGCTAGCAGGCGTTGAGGAGATGGTGAGCGTGGTCAGTGTGCCAGGACGTATTAGGTTGGAAGCTCTTAATCTGAGGGGGGAAGCGGCGATAGGGAGAGGGGAGCTAGAGGAGTACGTGAGCTACACGGTAGAGGGAGCGGAAGGGGCGAGGAGGCTGGGGAGCGGCAAGAGGAGGCAGGAGCTGGTGAGCAACTGGAAGAGGGCGCTAGAGAGGTGGCCGTGGGAGAAGCGAGTGAGGGAGCTGGGGGAGCTGGTGCTAGGGGTGTAGAGGTAGAGAGAGGCAGGCGAGCGGGAAGAGAGAGGAGAGGGAGCGATGAAGGAAGGAGAGGGAGAAGGAGGCAGGAGGCTGCCGAGGAGGCAAGCGCTGTTGCTGCTGGCGGGGATGCCGCAGGTGCTGCTGGGGCTGGGGAGCGGAGGAGGAGGTTGGGGCTGGGAGTGGGAGGGGATGAAGGAGGGGAGGGTGAGAGAGGAGGTGCTGCCGGTGGTGGCGGGGAGCATCACAGCCTGCTGGCATCTGCTCAATGAGGGGGAGTTAGAGGCGGTCGAGAGGACGGTAGGGAGCTATCTGCCGCTGCTGAGGAGGTGGGCATATGAGCCGTCGGGGGTGCAGCGAGAAGCGGCCTATCTGGCGGCGCAGGCGTGCTTATTGTATTCACTGGTAGAACATCATCGCCTGCGTTTCCAGCAACGCTGGCGTCTTACTCAAGAGGCTGTTGTGCTCAGTCGTCTCTCTGCTCATCGTTTGCTTCTGGTAGAGACGTTGACAGAGCTAGGGGTGGCCTCTTACTGGTGTGGTCTTCCTGCACAGATGCTGGAAGCTTATCTAGAGGCTGAAAGCTTGATGGAGCCATTGCCTGCGCTCTCGAAGAATATTGTGCTGCGCGGTTTAGCGCGTGCCTATGCTCAGCAGGGGCAAGAGCGGGAAGCTCTGAAGATGCTCAGTGCAGCGCGGCTGTATGCCGTTGAGGACTCGTATACTGAGGAGACGCCTATCTTTTTGGCCGCTCAGGAAGGGTACCATATGCACATGCTCTACGCGGGCTTTGTGCATCTAGAGCTGGGCAGGTATGGCAGGATGTTGGAACATTGCCGATCGGCAGAGCAGGCTTTAGGCGAGCTTGATGGCTGGCGGAGACCGGTCCCTGTACGGTTGCGTCTGGAGATTGTGAACAGGAGAGGGGAGGCGGCGATAGGGAGGGGGGAGCTAGAGGAGTACGTGAGCTACACGGTAGAGGGAGCGGAAGGGGCGAGGAGGCTGGGGAGCGGCAAGAGGAGGCAGGAGCTGGTGAGCAACTGGAAGAGGGCGCTAGAGCGGTGGCCGGGGGAGAAGCGAGTGAGGGAGCTGGGGGAGCTGGTGCTCTCAGGGTGAACAGAAACGCCTGCCACCACTCCCCCAGAGATGCAAAGGAGCGGCCCAAATTGGTCCCCATCATCCGCACATAACGAGCCGCCGGATCGGCACGGCGCCGGCCCTAGCCGCCGCCCTCCTCGCGGCTGGCCACCGAACGACCGCCGATCCCCCAATTGCGCTTTGGTACCTCATAAATAATGACGCGCACCTCCTCCACCGGATAGCCCAACTCGCGCCCTGCCGCCTCCGAGAGCAGCCGGATCAAACGCTCCTTCTGCTCTGCGCTGCGGCCCTCCATAATAGTCACCTTGAGAACAAGCATCGCGCATCTCCT from the Thermogemmatispora onikobensis genome contains:
- a CDS encoding AfsR/SARP family transcriptional regulator, with amino-acid sequence MAGKELLLKMGDSLPLVRVWMLGPFVVELRGTDGAWRALPGSVWRTYFYARPLLQRLLCAHGRRVERQQLLADLWPREEPSEAMERYPLTGAGQVRKLLGRRELLQTCGQGYQLADQGWIWTDVDEALRLVREARGRGLESLEALPCLQEAERLFRRGRLLEGQGALWAVAYREWVAGERWRAGLALGRLYERAGMASEAGEQYRQLYEEEPFREEALLEVYGWWMRRGERERAERVLEAGLKRLEQKGVPLTAEGKEQVRRLREQGEGRTLVVVQGEAVVYWEGSKGASAEERREERCRKEVPQGEPELQGRLLPLGREQEEGECGVRVLVWPLVWGRERRGSLQELEREIQEELKMSERREHEAETRAAQGQRLPRRQALLLLAGMPQVLLGLGSGGGGWGWEWEGMKEGRVREEVLPVVAGSITACWHLLNEGELEAVERTVGSYLPLLRRWAYEPSGVQREAAYLAAQACLLEGLIAYHRLQFQRRKYLCEEAVSLSRLASGPVLLVKALIDRGTACYWLGQSESMLESFQEACSLAETVPAPLRGRAFMSLARAYADRGMAGEALKAFEMAREHFQGWEGTKSLPVCVLLDEGAYREPLYGGYIHLRLGEYGEQKSHLLEAERRLAGVEEMVSVVSVPGRIRLEALNLRGEAAIGRGELEEYVSYTVEGAEGARRLGSGKRRQELVSNWKRALERWPWEKRVRELGELVLGV
- a CDS encoding tautomerase family protein; this translates as MSPATVLASQAESRQDQGNCDATAGVCARLRGEGWTAICCYAMAEAESERRCAMLVLKVTIMEGRSAEQKERLIRLLSEAAGRELGYPVEEVRVIIYEVPKRNWGIGGRSVASREEGGG